The Nitrospirota bacterium genome has a window encoding:
- a CDS encoding GIY-YIG nuclease family protein, whose protein sequence is MYGGPRLTAINGVFFYRIYYVYILLSEKDNKLYIGFTSDLKRRLKEHNDGKTRAQNPADHLN, encoded by the coding sequence GTGTATGGTGGCCCTCGACTTACCGCTATTAATGGCGTTTTCTTTTACAGAATATATTACGTTTATATTCTACTCAGCGAAAAAGATAATAAGCTCTATATCGGTTTCACTTCTGATTTAAAAAGAAGGCTGAAGGAACATAATGACGGTAAAACCCGAGCACAAAATCCCGCAGACCATTTAAATTGA
- a CDS encoding M56 family metallopeptidase — translation MWFFNSYIGMYTVQAFCHSLIAAIIVDRAIQSWEIRNPLIQHKFRLITLLFPVFSFPIFQIINPERGSIYFREDIALFDINRWLALEIWGKIPISLLLFLILTGTTLIFLFQEIIPILRHTFDSRNSNILKRKPEEGSVVNEVIQSIPVNRPELFIIEDDEPLLYSTSGTNPAVFLSTGLINTLDRDHLQAALAHEIAHIMWRKSLLVWFIFFARILMFFNPVILVEFRRIVQEEEKICDDMAVSLTQKPLALADTLKRLYYVTENLSPFKLTRPSRIKMALEDYSHNILIESRISRLEKEGLGDLVHKKDGEWFKFSLVLTVILIINYFVV, via the coding sequence ATGTGGTTCTTTAACTCTTACATAGGTATGTATACGGTCCAGGCGTTCTGCCATTCTCTGATAGCAGCTATAATTGTGGATAGGGCTATTCAGTCATGGGAGATCAGAAATCCCTTAATACAGCATAAATTTCGACTTATCACACTATTATTCCCTGTCTTTTCATTTCCAATTTTTCAGATAATAAACCCTGAGAGGGGAAGCATCTATTTCAGAGAGGATATTGCACTTTTCGATATCAATAGATGGCTTGCACTTGAAATCTGGGGAAAGATTCCCATAAGCCTTTTGCTTTTCCTGATACTCACTGGAACGACTTTGATCTTCCTTTTTCAGGAGATTATACCAATCTTGAGGCATACTTTTGATTCAAGAAACTCTAATATCCTGAAAAGAAAACCCGAGGAAGGTTCGGTTGTAAATGAGGTCATTCAATCCATTCCTGTAAATAGACCGGAGCTTTTTATCATAGAAGATGATGAGCCTTTATTGTATTCAACAAGTGGCACCAATCCTGCAGTATTTCTGTCTACTGGACTTATTAATACTCTCGATAGAGACCATCTGCAGGCAGCACTTGCACATGAAATTGCGCATATTATGTGGAGGAAAAGTCTGTTAGTCTGGTTCATTTTCTTTGCAAGGATATTGATGTTTTTTAACCCAGTGATACTTGTAGAATTCAGGAGGATTGTCCAGGAGGAAGAAAAGATCTGTGATGATATGGCAGTATCTCTGACACAGAAACCACTGGCTCTGGCAGATACCCTTAAAAGGCTTTACTATGTGACTGAGAACCTCAGCCCCTTTAAACTCACAAGACCTTCCAGAATAAAAATGGCACTTGAGGATTATAGCCATAATATACTCATAGAAAGCAGAATCTCAAGGCTCGAAAAAGAGGGTTTAGGGGATCTGGTTCATAAAAAAGATGGAGAGTGGTTTAAATTTTCACTTGTATTGACTGTTATTCTAATTATAAATTATTTTGTTGTCTGA
- a CDS encoding recombinase family protein, whose translation MNCAIYTRVSTDNQAEVDFNSCEAQEEKIRSFIKSQENMEVYKVYSDAGFTGANINWPALIDMFNDIKQNKINLIISYKIDRLTRSPKDFYQLI comes from the coding sequence ATGAATTGTGCAATTTATACAAGAGTATCAACCGACAATCAGGCTGAGGTTGATTTCAATTCCTGTGAGGCACAGGAAGAAAAAATCAGGTCGTTTATTAAGAGCCAAGAGAATATGGAAGTTTATAAAGTATATTCTGATGCAGGATTTACAGGAGCCAACATAAACTGGCCGGCTTTAATTGATATGTTCAATGACATAAAACAGAATAAAATCAATCTTATCATTTCTTACAAAATAGACCGCTTAACCCGTTCACCAAAAGACTTTTACCAGCTTATATGA